Proteins from one Fragaria vesca subsp. vesca linkage group LG6, FraVesHawaii_1.0, whole genome shotgun sequence genomic window:
- the LOC101300165 gene encoding palmitoyl-monogalactosyldiacylglycerol delta-7 desaturase, chloroplastic-like isoform 2 → MELRGHGVAVTLSFHRNLSHRSFKLPRWLEYFFAYCGVLSLQRSPLDWVSVHRSHHQFTDTVKDPHSPVRGFWFSHIGWTLDYHGRNGNYGPRLSNVGDLKRQPYYIFLHYTYPLHNTGLGVLLYFIGGMPFLVWGMGVRTVLFLHATFGINSICHTWGQQVWETGDLSRNNWLIGLLAHGEGWHNNHHAFQHSARHGLEWWQIDVTWYVIRFLELVGLATDVKLPTETQKKQRALSNKMIHQGKQQQQLETNEVPKWQALKD, encoded by the exons ATGGAACTTCGTGGACATG GTGTAGCCGTAACCCTTTCGTTTCATAGGAATCTCTCCCACAGAAGCTTCAAGCTTCCCAGATGGCTTGAGTACTTCTTTGCCTATTGTGGGGTTCTATCACTTCAG AGAAGTCCACTTGATTGGGTGAGCGTACACAGATCCCACCATCAGTTTACAGACACAGTGAAAGACCCTCATAGTCCAGTTAGAGGATTCTGGTTTAGTCATATTGGTTGGACACTCGATTACCATGGTCGAAATGGAAAT TATGGACCACGACTAAGTAATGTTGGAGATTTGAAAAGACAACCATACTACATATTTCTTCATTACACATACCCTCTTCATAATACTGGTCTCGGAGTTCTATTGTATTTTATCGGAGGAATGCCGTTTTTGGTTTGGGGAATG GGAGTGAGGACGGTACTCTTTCTCCATGCAACATTTGGAATAAATTCAATTTGCCATACATGGGGACAACAAGTATGGGAAACTGGTGATTTATCTAGAAACAATTG GTTGATTGGATTGCTGGCACACGGAGAAGGTTGGCATAACAATCACCATGCTTTCCAGCACTCAGCCCGCCACGGCTTGGAATGGTGGCAAATTGATGTTACTTGGTATGTCATTAGATTTCTTGAACTTGTGGGTTTGGCAACAGATGTGAAGCTTCCAACTGAGACTCAGAAGAAACAAAGAGCTTTAAGCAACAAGATGATCCACCAGGGAAAGCAGCAGCAGCAGCTTGAAACAAATGAAGTTCCAAAATGGCAAGCTTTGAAAGACTAA
- the LOC101292043 gene encoding uncharacterized protein LOC101292043, whose product MTVCLGINIFSARGVVVCATPYHRSNHQATSNTRMGSKDKNSIKWTPPPLGVVKINFYGSVLQQSFGAVVGFVLRDDVGCPIVFDARCIGKANVHVTEATALRDGLLKAKEMNVKNVVVEGDSSLVINCVNMKFKCPWKLIQIIQDIIMIATFFDHISFHHVLREVNFVANALVNFGHKLSNPSCWEVNFYVTVRQVLNFDLFGAGCS is encoded by the coding sequence ATGACTGTGTGTCTAGGAATAAACATTTTTTCTGCTCGTGGTGTTGTTGTTTGTGCAACTCCTTATCATCGTTCTAACCACCAGGCTACAAGTAACACTAGGATGGGATCCAAGGATAAAAATAGCATCAAGTGGACACCGCCCCCTCTTGGTGTTGTGAAGATCAATTTTTATGGTTCAGTGCTTCAACAAAGCTTTGGTGCAGTTGTTGGCTTTGTTCTAAGAGATGATGTGGGGTGTCCTATAGTTTTTGATGCGCGTTGTATTGGGAAAGCAAACGTCCATGTCACAGAAGCAACTGCTCTCAGAGACGGCCTCCTCAAAGCGAAAGAGATGAACGTAAAAAATGTGGTTGTTGAGGGTGACTCTTCCTTGGTCATCAATTGCGTCAACATGAAGTTCAAATGCCCCTGGAAGCTCATCCAGATTATCCAAGATATCATAATGATTGCTACATTCTTTGATCATATCTCATTTCATCATGTTCTTCGGGAAGTAAACTTCGTCGCTAATGCCCTTGTTAATTTTGGACATAAGCTCTCTAATCCTAGTTGTTGGGAGGTCAACTTTTATGTTACTGTTAGGCAGGTTTTGAATTTTGACTTATTTGGAGCTGGTTGCTCTTGA
- the LOC101300648 gene encoding glucan endo-1,3-beta-glucosidase 3-like isoform 1 → MARRHLTLILVLLSVLASHSDAGSVGVNYGRVADNLPSAYKVAALIKSQGLERVKVFDSDPAVLRALSGSGIKVTVDLPNELLSSAAKTQMFATNWVQRNVVAYHPNTQIEAIAVGNEVFVDTHNTTKYLIAAMKNIHTALVKFNLASDIKVSSPIALSALQNSYPSSAGSFRPELIQPVFKPMLDFLRQTGSYLMVNAYPYFAYESNADVISLDYALFRENPGVVDAGSGLRYFSLFDAQIDAVFAAMSALKYNDIEMVVSETGWPSKGDENEIGASIENAAAYNGNLVRRILTGGGTPLRPKADLTVYLFALFNEDRKFGPTSERNYGLFFPNEKKVYDIPFTVEGLKNYHDHKSPVSGNHHETAPVTAPVTGSGDVSKTLTGNTWCVANGEAGEEKLQAALDYACGEGGADCHQIQPGSTCYDPNTLEAHASYAFNSYYQKKARGAGTCYFGGAAYVVSQLPSKYPITSPLVNKLLLRMLDE, encoded by the exons ATGGCTCGCCGCCACCTCACTCTCATTCTGGTCCTCCTCTCCGTCCTCGCTTCACATTCAG ATGCGGGCTCAGTCGGAGTGAACTACGGCCGAGTCGCCGACAACCTTCCGTCTGCCTACAAGGTTGCGGCTCTGATCAAGTCACAGGGCTTGGAGCGGGTCAAGGTCTTCGACTCCGACCCGGCAGTCCTCCGGGCCCTATCCGGATCCGGGATCAAAGTCACCGTAGATCTACCCAACGAGCTTCTCTCCTCGGCGGCCAAGACCCAGATGTTCGCCACCAACTGGGTCCAGCGCAACGTCGTCGCTTACCACCCCAACACCCAAATCGAAGCCATTGCCGTCGGCAACGAGGTCTTCGTCGACACCCACAACACCACCAAGTACCTCATCGCCGCCATGAAGAACATCCACACCGCCCTCGTCAAGTTCAACCTCGCCTCCGACATCAAAGTCTCCTCCCCCATTGCCCTCAGCGCCCTCCAGAACTCGTACCCCTCCTCCGCCGGGTCATTCCGACCCGAACTCATCCAACCCGTTTTCAAGCCCATGCTCGACTTCCTCCGCCAAACCGGGTCCTACCTCATGGTGAACGCTTACCCTTACTTCGCCTACGAGTCCAACGCTGACGTCATCTCCCTCGACTACGCTCTCTTCCGCGAGAACCCCGGCGTGGTCGACGCCGGCAGCGGCCTCCGTTACTTCAGCCTCTTCGACGCGCAAATCGACGCCGTGTTCGCCGCCATGTCCGCGCTGAAATACAACGACATTGAGATGGTCGTTTCCGAAACCGGCTGGCCTTCCAAGGGAGACGAGAACGAAATCGGTGCCAGCATCGAGAACGCAGCTGCCTACAACGGGAACCTCGTCCGTCGGATCCTAACCGGCGGTGGGACCCCATTGCGCCCCAAAGCAGATCTGACCGTCTATCTCTTCGCTCTCTTCAACGAGGACAGGAAGTTCGGCCCCACATCGGAAAGAAACTACGGCCTGTTCTTCCCCAACGAGAAGAAAGTCTACGACATCCCGTTCACCGTGGAGGGTCTCAAAAACTACCACGACCACAAGTCCCCAGTTTCCGGCAACCATCACGAGACTGCTCCGGTGACAGCGCCGGTTACAGGGAGCGGCGACGTGTCCAAGACGCTTACCGGGAACACGTGGTGCGTGGCGAATGGTGAGGCCGGGGAGGAGAAGCTACAAGCGGCTCTAGATTACGCTTGCGGTGAGGGAGGGGCTGACTGCCATCAGATCCAGCCAGGCTCCACGTGTTACGATCCTAACACACTGGAGGCCCACGCCTCGTATGCGTTCAACAGCTACTACCAGAAAAAGGCGCGCGGAGCCGGCACTTGTTATTTTGGCGGGGCGGCCTACGTAGTCTCGCAGCTACCTAGTAAGTACCCTATCACTTCTCCTCTTGTAAATAAATTACTTTTGCGCATGTTAGACGAATGA
- the LOC101291746 gene encoding palmitoyl-monogalactosyldiacylglycerol delta-7 desaturase, chloroplastic-like: protein MLDWDHWLVKWRVDFLGREWNFVDIATFTSLAFLHFLSLLAPFYFTWTAFWLAIALYFISGVGVTLSFHRNLSHRSFKLPRWLEYFFAYCGVLSLQRSPLDWVSVHRSHHQFTDTVKDPHSPVRGLWFSHIGWTLDYRGRNGNYDARLKNVNDLKRQPYYIFLHYTYPLHYTALGVLLYFLGGMPFVVWGMGVRTVLFLHATFALNSVCHTWGHQAWETGDLSTNNWLIALLAHGEGWHNNHHAFQHSARHGLEWWQIDVTWYVIRFLELVGLATEVKLPTETQKKQRALSSKMIHEKKAAAD from the exons ATGCTTGATTGGGATCATTGGCTGGTGAAATGGCGAGTGGATTTTTTGGGGAGGGAATGGAACTTTGTGGACATAGCCACTTTCACTAGCCTCGCCTTCTTGCATTTCCTTTCTCTTCTTGCGCCGTTTTACTTCACCTGGACTGCGTTTTGGCTGGCCATTGCTCTCTATTTTATCTCAGGTGTAGGCGTAACCCTTTCGTTTCATAGGAATCTCTCCCACAGAAGCTTCAAGCTTCCCAGATGGCTTGAGTACTTCTTTGCCTATTGTGGGGTTCTATCACTTCAG AGAAGTCCACTTGATTGGGTGAGCGTACACAGATCCCACCATCAGTTTACAGACACAGTGAAAGACCCTCATAGTCCAGTCAGAGGATTATGGTTTAGTCATATTGGTTGGACACTCGATTACCGTGGTCGAAACGGAAAT TATGACGCACGACTAAAGAATGTTAACGACTTGAAAAGACAACCATACTACATATTTCTCCATTATACATACCCTCTTCATTATACTGCTCTCGGAGTTTTATTGTATTTTCTGGGAGGAATGCCATTTGTGGTTTGGGGAATG GGTGTGAGGACGGTTCTTTTTCTCCATGCTACATTTGCCCTCAATTCAGTTTGCCATACATGGGGACATCAAGCATGGGAAACTGGTGATTTATCTACAAACAATTG GTTGATTGCATTACTGGCACACGGAGAAGGTTGGCATAACAATCACCATGCTTTCCAGCACTCAGCTCGCCACGGCTTGGAATGGTGGCAAATTGATGTTACTTGGTATGTCATTAGATTTCTTGAACTTGTGGGTTTGGCAACAGAAGTGAAGCTTCCAACTGAGACTCAGAAGAAACAAAGAGCTTTAAGCAGCAAGATGATCCATGAAAAGAAAGCAGCAGCAGATTGA
- the LOC101300165 gene encoding palmitoyl-monogalactosyldiacylglycerol delta-7 desaturase, chloroplastic-like isoform 1 codes for MLDSDHWLVEFWGREWNFVDMVTFTTFAFLHFLSLLAPFYFTWAAFSLAIALYFITGVAVTLSFHRNLSHRSFKLPRWLEYFFAYCGVLSLQRSPLDWVSVHRSHHQFTDTVKDPHSPVRGFWFSHIGWTLDYHGRNGNYGPRLSNVGDLKRQPYYIFLHYTYPLHNTGLGVLLYFIGGMPFLVWGMGVRTVLFLHATFGINSICHTWGQQVWETGDLSRNNWLIGLLAHGEGWHNNHHAFQHSARHGLEWWQIDVTWYVIRFLELVGLATDVKLPTETQKKQRALSNKMIHQGKQQQQLETNEVPKWQALKD; via the exons ATGCTTGATTCGGATCATTGGCTGGTGGAGTTTTGGGGGAGGGAATGGAACTTCGTGGACATGGTCACTTTCACTACCTTTGCCTTCTTGCATTTCCTTTCTCTTCTTGCGCCGTTTTACTTCACCTGGGCTGCGTTTTCGCTGGCCATTGCTCTCTATTTTATCACAGGTGTAGCCGTAACCCTTTCGTTTCATAGGAATCTCTCCCACAGAAGCTTCAAGCTTCCCAGATGGCTTGAGTACTTCTTTGCCTATTGTGGGGTTCTATCACTTCAG AGAAGTCCACTTGATTGGGTGAGCGTACACAGATCCCACCATCAGTTTACAGACACAGTGAAAGACCCTCATAGTCCAGTTAGAGGATTCTGGTTTAGTCATATTGGTTGGACACTCGATTACCATGGTCGAAATGGAAAT TATGGACCACGACTAAGTAATGTTGGAGATTTGAAAAGACAACCATACTACATATTTCTTCATTACACATACCCTCTTCATAATACTGGTCTCGGAGTTCTATTGTATTTTATCGGAGGAATGCCGTTTTTGGTTTGGGGAATG GGAGTGAGGACGGTACTCTTTCTCCATGCAACATTTGGAATAAATTCAATTTGCCATACATGGGGACAACAAGTATGGGAAACTGGTGATTTATCTAGAAACAATTG GTTGATTGGATTGCTGGCACACGGAGAAGGTTGGCATAACAATCACCATGCTTTCCAGCACTCAGCCCGCCACGGCTTGGAATGGTGGCAAATTGATGTTACTTGGTATGTCATTAGATTTCTTGAACTTGTGGGTTTGGCAACAGATGTGAAGCTTCCAACTGAGACTCAGAAGAAACAAAGAGCTTTAAGCAACAAGATGATCCACCAGGGAAAGCAGCAGCAGCAGCTTGAAACAAATGAAGTTCCAAAATGGCAAGCTTTGAAAGACTAA
- the LOC101300648 gene encoding glucan endo-1,3-beta-glucosidase 3-like isoform 2, with translation MARRHLTLILVLLSVLASHSDAGSVGVNYGRVADNLPSAYKVAALIKSQGLERVKVFDSDPAVLRALSGSGIKVTVDLPNELLSSAAKTQMFATNWVQRNVVAYHPNTQIEAIAVGNEVFVDTHNTTKYLIAAMKNIHTALVKFNLASDIKVSSPIALSALQNSYPSSAGSFRPELIQPVFKPMLDFLRQTGSYLMVNAYPYFAYESNADVISLDYALFRENPGVVDAGSGLRYFSLFDAQIDAVFAAMSALKYNDIEMVVSETGWPSKGDENEIGASIENAAAYNGNLVRRILTGGGTPLRPKADLTVYLFALFNEDRKFGPTSERNYGLFFPNEKKVYDIPFTVEGLKNYHDHKSPVSGNHHETAPVTAPVTGSGDVSKTLTGNTWCVANGEAGEEKLQAALDYACGEGGADCHQIQPGSTCYDPNTLEAHASYAFNSYYQKKARGAGTCYFGGAAYVVSQLPKYGKCELPMS, from the exons ATGGCTCGCCGCCACCTCACTCTCATTCTGGTCCTCCTCTCCGTCCTCGCTTCACATTCAG ATGCGGGCTCAGTCGGAGTGAACTACGGCCGAGTCGCCGACAACCTTCCGTCTGCCTACAAGGTTGCGGCTCTGATCAAGTCACAGGGCTTGGAGCGGGTCAAGGTCTTCGACTCCGACCCGGCAGTCCTCCGGGCCCTATCCGGATCCGGGATCAAAGTCACCGTAGATCTACCCAACGAGCTTCTCTCCTCGGCGGCCAAGACCCAGATGTTCGCCACCAACTGGGTCCAGCGCAACGTCGTCGCTTACCACCCCAACACCCAAATCGAAGCCATTGCCGTCGGCAACGAGGTCTTCGTCGACACCCACAACACCACCAAGTACCTCATCGCCGCCATGAAGAACATCCACACCGCCCTCGTCAAGTTCAACCTCGCCTCCGACATCAAAGTCTCCTCCCCCATTGCCCTCAGCGCCCTCCAGAACTCGTACCCCTCCTCCGCCGGGTCATTCCGACCCGAACTCATCCAACCCGTTTTCAAGCCCATGCTCGACTTCCTCCGCCAAACCGGGTCCTACCTCATGGTGAACGCTTACCCTTACTTCGCCTACGAGTCCAACGCTGACGTCATCTCCCTCGACTACGCTCTCTTCCGCGAGAACCCCGGCGTGGTCGACGCCGGCAGCGGCCTCCGTTACTTCAGCCTCTTCGACGCGCAAATCGACGCCGTGTTCGCCGCCATGTCCGCGCTGAAATACAACGACATTGAGATGGTCGTTTCCGAAACCGGCTGGCCTTCCAAGGGAGACGAGAACGAAATCGGTGCCAGCATCGAGAACGCAGCTGCCTACAACGGGAACCTCGTCCGTCGGATCCTAACCGGCGGTGGGACCCCATTGCGCCCCAAAGCAGATCTGACCGTCTATCTCTTCGCTCTCTTCAACGAGGACAGGAAGTTCGGCCCCACATCGGAAAGAAACTACGGCCTGTTCTTCCCCAACGAGAAGAAAGTCTACGACATCCCGTTCACCGTGGAGGGTCTCAAAAACTACCACGACCACAAGTCCCCAGTTTCCGGCAACCATCACGAGACTGCTCCGGTGACAGCGCCGGTTACAGGGAGCGGCGACGTGTCCAAGACGCTTACCGGGAACACGTGGTGCGTGGCGAATGGTGAGGCCGGGGAGGAGAAGCTACAAGCGGCTCTAGATTACGCTTGCGGTGAGGGAGGGGCTGACTGCCATCAGATCCAGCCAGGCTCCACGTGTTACGATCCTAACACACTGGAGGCCCACGCCTCGTATGCGTTCAACAGCTACTACCAGAAAAAGGCGCGCGGAGCCGGCACTTGTTATTTTGGCGGGGCGGCCTACGTAGTCTCGCAGCTACCTA AGTATGGGAAATGTGAGCTGCCCATGAGCTGA